From Variovorax sp. J2L1-78, the proteins below share one genomic window:
- a CDS encoding PLP-dependent transferase, protein MSDPITDLIHHPYQPPAKFAAPQPGVFKASTVFFADVAAMRARDWKTKAGYTYGLHGTPTTFTLEERLATLEGGTDCLLVPSGLAAISLVAFALLKTGGEVLIPDNAYGPNKALAAGELANFGVSYRLYDAMDPDDLAAKLSDRTQLVWLEAAGSVTMEFPDLPALVAVCREHGVVTALDNTWGAGLAFPPFDLDGSGQGVDISVHALTKYPSGGGDVLMGSVITREPRLHQALKLTHMRMGWGVGVGDVETLLRALPSIALRYEAHDRSAREIAHWLRGRDEIAQVLHPALEGSPGHANWQRLCGSTDRAAGLFSVVFDERFSAEEVDRFCDGLRLFKLGYSWGGPISLVVPYDIGLMRDASVARWPHRGTLVRFSVGLEAVEDLLADLAQALAAL, encoded by the coding sequence ATGTCCGACCCCATCACCGACCTGATCCACCACCCCTACCAACCGCCGGCGAAATTCGCCGCACCGCAGCCCGGGGTCTTCAAGGCCTCCACGGTCTTCTTCGCCGACGTGGCTGCCATGCGCGCGCGCGACTGGAAGACCAAGGCCGGCTACACCTACGGCCTGCACGGCACGCCCACCACCTTCACGCTCGAGGAACGGCTGGCCACGCTCGAGGGTGGCACCGATTGCCTGCTGGTGCCCAGTGGCCTGGCCGCCATCTCGCTCGTGGCCTTCGCGCTGCTCAAGACCGGCGGCGAGGTGCTGATCCCCGACAACGCCTATGGCCCCAACAAGGCGCTGGCCGCCGGCGAGCTGGCGAACTTCGGTGTGAGCTACCGGCTCTACGACGCGATGGACCCGGACGATCTGGCGGCCAAGCTGTCGGATCGCACCCAGCTCGTGTGGCTGGAAGCCGCAGGCTCCGTCACCATGGAATTCCCCGACCTGCCGGCGCTGGTGGCTGTCTGCCGCGAACATGGCGTGGTCACCGCGCTCGACAACACCTGGGGCGCCGGGCTGGCCTTCCCGCCCTTCGACCTCGACGGCAGCGGGCAGGGCGTGGACATCTCGGTGCATGCGCTCACCAAGTACCCCAGCGGCGGCGGCGATGTGCTGATGGGCAGCGTGATCACGCGCGAGCCGCGGCTGCACCAGGCGCTCAAGCTCACGCACATGCGCATGGGTTGGGGCGTGGGCGTCGGGGATGTCGAGACGCTGCTGCGCGCGCTGCCGAGCATCGCGTTGCGCTATGAGGCACATGATCGCAGCGCACGCGAGATCGCGCACTGGCTGCGGGGCCGCGACGAGATCGCGCAGGTGCTGCATCCGGCGCTGGAGGGCTCGCCCGGCCATGCGAACTGGCAGCGCCTGTGCGGGTCGACCGACCGCGCTGCGGGGCTCTTTTCGGTGGTGTTCGACGAGCGCTTCAGCGCCGAGGAGGTCGACCGCTTCTGCGACGGGCTGCGCCTGTTCAAGCTGGGCTATTCGTGGGGCGGCCCCATCAGCCTCGTGGTGCCCTACGACATCGGCCTGATGCGCGACGCGAGCGTGGCGCGCTGGCCGCACCGCGGCACGCTGGTGCGCTTTTCGGTCGGGCTCGAGGCCGTGGAAGACCTTCTGGCCGACCTGGCGCAGGCGCTGGCTGCGCTCTGA
- a CDS encoding adenylosuccinate synthase: protein MSVTTGRNVVVVGTQWGDEGKGKLVDWLTESAQGVVRFQGGHNAGHTLVINGVKTALHLIPSGIMRPGVKCYIGNGVVLSPAKLFEEIEGLEKAGVEVRSRLRISEACPLILPFHAALDIARELYREKGGSEKIGTTGRGIGPAYEDKIARRALRVQDLKHPQRFADKLRVLLDLHNHVLTQVLGAAAIDYDMVYDEAMVHAELLKPMMADVSRELNDAHKAGANLLFEGAQGTLLDVDHGTYPYVTSSNCVAGNAAAGSGVGPGMLHYILGITKAYCTRVGGGPFPTELDWETPGTPGYHMSTVGAEKGVTTGRSRRCGWFDAALLKRSAQVNGLSGLCITKLDVLDGLEKLELCTGYELDGEHTDILPMGADEISRCTPVYETLEGWSESTVGVTQYDKLPVNARLYLQRIEQVTGVPIHMVSTSPDRDHTIMMRHPYLAD from the coding sequence ATGAGCGTTACCACCGGAAGAAACGTGGTCGTCGTCGGCACCCAATGGGGCGACGAGGGCAAGGGCAAGCTGGTCGACTGGCTGACGGAGAGCGCGCAAGGCGTGGTCCGCTTCCAGGGCGGCCACAACGCGGGCCACACGCTGGTCATCAACGGCGTGAAGACCGCGCTGCACCTGATCCCCAGCGGCATCATGCGGCCGGGCGTGAAGTGCTACATCGGCAATGGCGTCGTGCTGTCGCCGGCCAAGCTCTTCGAGGAGATCGAAGGCCTGGAGAAGGCCGGCGTGGAGGTGCGTTCGCGCCTGCGCATCAGCGAGGCCTGCCCGCTGATCCTGCCTTTCCATGCCGCACTCGACATCGCCCGCGAGCTCTACCGCGAGAAGGGCGGCAGCGAGAAGATCGGCACCACCGGCCGCGGCATCGGCCCGGCCTACGAGGACAAGATCGCACGCCGCGCGCTGCGCGTGCAGGACCTGAAGCACCCGCAGCGATTCGCCGACAAGCTGCGCGTGCTGCTCGACCTGCACAACCATGTGCTCACGCAGGTGTTGGGCGCCGCCGCGATCGATTACGACATGGTCTACGACGAGGCCATGGTCCACGCCGAGCTGCTCAAGCCGATGATGGCCGACGTGTCGCGCGAGCTCAACGACGCCCACAAAGCCGGTGCCAACCTGCTGTTCGAAGGCGCGCAAGGCACGCTGCTCGACGTCGACCACGGCACCTATCCGTACGTGACCTCCAGCAACTGCGTGGCCGGCAATGCGGCCGCCGGTTCGGGCGTCGGCCCGGGCATGCTGCACTACATCCTGGGGATCACCAAGGCCTACTGCACGCGCGTCGGCGGTGGCCCGTTTCCGACCGAACTCGACTGGGAAACGCCGGGCACGCCGGGCTATCACATGAGCACCGTGGGCGCCGAGAAGGGCGTGACCACCGGCCGCAGCCGCCGGTGCGGCTGGTTCGATGCCGCATTGCTCAAGCGCTCGGCGCAGGTCAACGGCCTGTCGGGCCTGTGCATCACCAAGCTCGACGTGCTCGACGGCCTCGAGAAGCTGGAGCTGTGCACCGGCTACGAACTCGACGGCGAGCACACCGACATCCTGCCGATGGGTGCCGACGAGATCTCGCGCTGCACGCCGGTCTACGAAACGCTCGAAGGCTGGAGCGAAAGCACCGTGGGCGTCACGCAGTACGACAAGCTGCCGGTCAACGCGCGGCTCTACCTGCAGCGCATCGAGCAGGTCACCGGCGTGCCGATCCACATGGTGTCGACCAGCCCCGACCGCGACCACACCATCATGATGCGCCACCCCTATCTGGCCGACTGA
- the rlmB gene encoding 23S rRNA (guanosine(2251)-2'-O)-methyltransferase RlmB, producing the protein MSSPKVIFGFHAVGVRLKTAPKSVIEVLFDASRRDARMQQFKARAQDAGVRLVEADALRIAKLAGSHGHQGVAARVEPIPQTHSLDELLEGLEAAGTMPLLLVLDGVTDPHNLGACLRVADGAGAHAVIAPKDHAAGINATVAKVASGAAETVPYFMVTNLARTLGELKERSIWCVGTSDDAPGTLYQSDLKRPLALVLGAEGDGMRQLTRKSCDELISIPMRGAVESLNVSVASGICLYEAMRQRAL; encoded by the coding sequence ATGTCTTCTCCCAAAGTGATCTTCGGCTTCCATGCCGTGGGCGTGCGTCTCAAGACCGCGCCGAAGTCGGTGATCGAGGTGCTCTTCGACGCGAGCCGCCGCGACGCGCGCATGCAGCAGTTCAAGGCCCGCGCGCAGGACGCTGGCGTGCGCCTGGTCGAGGCCGATGCATTGCGCATCGCCAAGCTCGCCGGCAGCCACGGCCACCAGGGCGTCGCCGCCCGCGTGGAGCCGATCCCGCAGACCCACTCCCTCGACGAACTGCTCGAAGGCCTGGAGGCCGCAGGCACCATGCCGCTGCTGCTGGTGCTCGACGGCGTGACCGACCCGCACAACCTCGGCGCCTGCCTGCGCGTGGCCGACGGCGCCGGCGCCCACGCGGTCATCGCGCCGAAGGATCACGCGGCCGGCATCAACGCCACGGTCGCCAAGGTGGCGAGCGGCGCGGCCGAGACGGTGCCGTACTTCATGGTGACGAACCTGGCCCGCACCCTGGGCGAGCTCAAGGAACGCAGCATCTGGTGCGTCGGCACCAGCGACGACGCGCCGGGCACGCTCTACCAGAGCGACCTGAAGCGCCCGCTCGCGCTGGTGCTCGGCGCCGAGGGCGACGGCATGCGCCAGCTCACGCGCAAGAGCTGCGACGAGCTGATCAGCATCCCGATGCGGGGCGCGGTCGAGAGCCTGAACGTCTCGGTGGCCAGCGGCATCTGCCTGTACGAGGCGATGCGCCAACGCGCCCTCTGA
- the hflK gene encoding FtsH protease activity modulator HflK: MFNLNDGRWGRGDEPASNSDRPTANRPDADPPPSGNNQRPRGQGPNQGPPDLDELWRDFNRKLGGLFGGGKGGGNRPPSGNGGGFKPDMKNAGYGLGLIVGVAVLIWLGTGFFIVNEGQQAVITQFGRYKTTVGAGFNWRLPYPIQRHEVVVVTQIRSTDVGRDSIVRSTGLRESAMLTEDENIVEIKFAVQYRLSDARAYLYESKAPADTVVQVAETAVREVVGKMKMDAALAEERDQIAPRVRTLMQTILDRYKVGVEVVNINLQQGGVRPPEQVQAAFDDVLKAGQERERAKNEAQAYANDVVPRATGTASRLKEESEAYKARIVAQAQGDAGRFAAVLAEYQKAPQVTRDRMYTDAMQQIYTNTTKVLVDSKQGSNLLYLPLDKLMQGTGAGTAGAPVDGASPNVAGTAPSQSSVIPVAPTSNDARLRDGRTRDRDAR, encoded by the coding sequence ATGTTCAACCTGAACGACGGTCGATGGGGACGGGGTGACGAGCCCGCGTCGAACAGCGACCGCCCGACAGCCAACCGCCCCGACGCCGATCCGCCGCCTTCGGGCAACAACCAGCGTCCGCGAGGCCAGGGACCCAACCAGGGTCCGCCGGACCTCGACGAACTCTGGCGTGACTTCAACCGCAAGCTCGGTGGGCTCTTCGGCGGCGGCAAGGGTGGCGGCAACCGTCCGCCCAGCGGCAACGGCGGCGGCTTCAAGCCCGACATGAAGAACGCCGGCTACGGCCTGGGCCTGATCGTCGGCGTGGCGGTGCTGATCTGGCTGGGCACCGGTTTCTTCATCGTGAACGAAGGCCAGCAGGCCGTCATCACCCAGTTCGGCCGCTACAAGACCACTGTTGGCGCGGGCTTCAACTGGCGCCTGCCGTACCCGATCCAGCGCCACGAGGTGGTGGTGGTCACGCAGATCCGTTCGACCGACGTGGGCCGCGACAGCATCGTGCGCTCCACCGGTCTGCGCGAATCGGCCATGCTCACCGAAGACGAGAACATCGTCGAGATCAAGTTCGCCGTGCAGTACCGCCTGAGCGACGCTCGTGCCTACCTCTACGAGAGCAAGGCACCGGCCGACACCGTGGTGCAGGTCGCCGAAACGGCGGTGCGCGAAGTGGTCGGCAAGATGAAGATGGACGCGGCGCTGGCTGAGGAGCGCGACCAGATCGCCCCGCGCGTGCGCACGCTGATGCAGACCATCCTCGACCGCTACAAGGTCGGTGTCGAAGTCGTCAACATCAACCTGCAGCAGGGTGGCGTGCGTCCGCCCGAGCAGGTGCAGGCGGCTTTCGACGACGTGCTCAAGGCCGGCCAGGAACGCGAGCGAGCCAAGAACGAGGCGCAGGCCTATGCCAACGACGTGGTGCCGCGCGCCACGGGTACGGCGTCGCGCCTGAAGGAAGAATCCGAAGCCTACAAGGCCCGCATCGTGGCGCAGGCCCAGGGTGATGCCGGTCGCTTCGCTGCCGTGCTGGCCGAGTACCAGAAGGCGCCGCAGGTGACGCGCGACCGCATGTACACCGACGCCATGCAGCAGATCTACACCAACACCACCAAGGTGCTGGTCGATTCGAAGCAGGGCTCGAACCTGCTGTACCTGCCGCTCGACAAGCTGATGCAGGGCACCGGTGCCGGCACGGCCGGCGCGCCGGTCGATGGCGCCAGCCCGAACGTGGCCGGCACCGCACCGTCGCAGTCCTCGGTGATCCCGGTGGCGCCGACGAGCAACGATGCGCGCCTGCGCGACGGCCGCACCCGCGACCGTGACGCACGTTGA
- a CDS encoding ABC transporter ATP-binding protein, which produces MSPTPSEAIVAVDHVFKSVTDSAGTLDILQDIHFTLGARETAAIVGASGSGKSTLLSIVAGLDTPTRGTVKLGGDDLFAIDEDDRAALRAQKVGFVFQSFQLLANLTALENVMLPLELADRKDARKAATEMLGRVGLGQRLNHYPKVMSGGEQQRVALARAFVVQPQLLLADEPTGSLDFATGEQVMKLMFDLNRELGTTLVLVTHDRAIAAQCERRITIEAGRVGADEKRT; this is translated from the coding sequence ATGTCCCCAACCCCCTCCGAAGCAATTGTTGCCGTCGATCATGTTTTCAAGTCGGTCACCGATTCGGCAGGCACGCTGGACATTCTGCAGGACATCCATTTCACCCTGGGCGCGCGGGAGACCGCAGCCATCGTCGGGGCTTCGGGCTCGGGCAAGAGCACGCTGCTGTCGATCGTCGCCGGCCTGGACACGCCGACGCGCGGCACGGTGAAGCTTGGCGGTGATGACCTCTTCGCGATCGACGAGGACGACCGCGCGGCGCTGCGCGCGCAGAAGGTCGGCTTCGTGTTCCAGAGCTTCCAGTTGCTGGCCAACCTCACGGCGCTGGAGAACGTGATGCTTCCGCTCGAACTGGCCGACCGCAAGGACGCGCGCAAGGCCGCCACCGAAATGCTGGGCCGCGTCGGCCTCGGCCAGCGCCTGAACCACTACCCGAAGGTGATGTCGGGCGGCGAGCAGCAGCGCGTGGCGCTGGCGCGTGCCTTCGTCGTGCAGCCGCAATTGCTGCTGGCCGACGAGCCGACCGGCAGCCTCGACTTCGCGACCGGCGAGCAGGTGATGAAGTTGATGTTCGACCTCAACCGGGAGCTCGGCACCACGCTCGTGCTGGTCACGCACGACCGCGCCATCGCCGCGCAGTGCGAGCGGCGCATCACGATCGAGGCCGGCCGCGTCGGCGCCGACGAAAAGAGGACCTGA
- the hflC gene encoding protease modulator HflC has product MNRIGFIASTILVALALLSSTLFVVDQRQFGVVYQLGQIKDVITEPGLNFKMPPPFQNVSYIDKRLLTLSSLETEPMLTAEKQRVVIDWYVRWRVTNPSEYIRNVGLDENAGAVQLNRVVRNAFQENVNKRTVRDLISVRREQLMADVQREVLSVVKGAKPWGVDIVDVRITRVDYVEAITESVYRRMEAERKRVANELRSTGFAEGEKIRADADRQREVTVANAYRDAQKIKGEGDAQAASAYSEAFGRDPQFAQFYRSLDAYKQSFNKKSDVLVVDPASSDFFRALRGPGSPNAPR; this is encoded by the coding sequence ATGAACAGAATCGGATTCATCGCATCGACGATCCTGGTGGCGCTCGCGCTGCTGAGCTCGACGCTCTTCGTGGTCGACCAGCGCCAGTTCGGCGTGGTCTACCAGCTCGGCCAGATCAAGGACGTGATCACCGAGCCCGGCCTCAACTTCAAGATGCCGCCGCCGTTCCAGAACGTGTCGTACATCGACAAGCGCCTGCTGACGCTGTCGAGCCTCGAGACCGAGCCCATGCTCACGGCCGAGAAGCAGCGCGTGGTGATCGACTGGTACGTGCGCTGGCGCGTGACCAACCCCTCGGAATACATCCGCAACGTCGGCCTCGACGAGAACGCTGGCGCGGTGCAGCTCAACCGCGTGGTGCGCAACGCGTTCCAGGAGAACGTCAACAAGCGCACCGTGCGCGACCTGATCTCCGTGCGGCGCGAGCAGCTCATGGCCGACGTGCAGCGCGAAGTGCTGTCGGTGGTGAAGGGCGCCAAGCCCTGGGGTGTGGACATCGTCGACGTGCGCATCACCCGCGTCGACTACGTGGAAGCGATCACCGAGTCGGTCTACCGACGCATGGAGGCCGAACGCAAGCGCGTGGCCAACGAGCTGCGTTCCACCGGCTTCGCCGAAGGCGAGAAGATCCGCGCCGATGCCGATCGCCAGCGCGAAGTGACGGTCGCCAACGCCTACCGCGATGCCCAGAAGATCAAGGGCGAGGGCGACGCCCAGGCCGCCTCGGCGTACAGCGAAGCCTTCGGCCGCGACCCGCAGTTCGCCCAGTTCTACCGGAGCCTCGACGCCTACAAGCAGAGCTTCAACAAGAAGAGCGACGTGCTGGTGGTCGACCCGGCATCGTCCGATTTCTTCCGCGCGCTGCGCGGGCCCGGCAGCCCGAACGCGCCGCGCTGA
- a CDS encoding DUF2065 domain-containing protein, producing MSADTLWSALALVLVIEGLLPFVSPGGWRRGFGQLMQLRDGQLRFFGLCSILVGLLLLWILY from the coding sequence GTGAGCGCCGACACGCTATGGAGCGCGTTGGCGCTCGTGCTGGTGATCGAAGGGCTGCTGCCCTTCGTATCGCCGGGCGGCTGGCGCCGCGGCTTCGGCCAGCTGATGCAGCTGCGTGACGGTCAGCTGCGCTTCTTCGGCCTGTGCAGCATCCTTGTCGGCCTGCTGCTGCTCTGGATCCTGTACTGA
- a CDS encoding ATP phosphoribosyltransferase regulatory subunit, which translates to MSAWVLPDHIADVLPSEARHIEELRRELLDTARGYGYELVMPPLLEHLESLLSGTGEALDLQTFKLVDQLSGRTMGLRADTTPQVARIDAHLLNRRGVTRLCYCGPVVHTRPDRPHATREPLQFGAEIYGHVGLEADTEVLLLALDCLRAAGLPAGVIVDMADARIVRSLFAGVMVDAAVIARVHAALAAKDASELRTLTRDFPAASREGLLALVQLYGDASVLDEAATALPDTAAVRAALDDLKQLAARLDGATVSFDLSDLRGYAYYSGMRFGIYVNGAADALVRGGRYDEVGAVFGRNRPAVGFSVDLRELVGVVPSRPLRAAIRAPWSDAAGLRAAIAALRAQGETVVCVLPGHDSEIDEFQCDRELVQSAGQWNVQAI; encoded by the coding sequence ATGTCCGCCTGGGTCCTCCCGGATCACATTGCCGATGTGCTGCCTTCCGAGGCGCGCCACATCGAAGAACTTCGACGCGAACTGCTCGACACCGCCCGTGGCTATGGCTACGAGCTGGTGATGCCGCCGCTGCTCGAACACCTCGAGTCCCTGTTGTCCGGTACGGGCGAGGCCCTCGACCTTCAAACCTTCAAGCTGGTCGATCAGCTCTCGGGCCGCACGATGGGGTTGCGCGCCGACACCACGCCGCAGGTCGCGCGCATCGATGCCCATCTGCTGAACCGCCGAGGCGTCACGCGGCTTTGCTACTGCGGCCCGGTGGTCCACACCCGGCCTGATCGTCCGCACGCCACGCGCGAGCCGCTGCAGTTCGGTGCCGAGATCTACGGTCACGTCGGGCTCGAAGCCGACACCGAGGTGCTGCTGCTGGCGCTCGATTGCCTGCGCGCGGCCGGCTTGCCCGCCGGCGTGATCGTCGACATGGCCGACGCCCGCATCGTGCGTTCGCTCTTTGCCGGCGTCATGGTGGATGCGGCCGTCATCGCCCGCGTGCATGCCGCGCTGGCTGCGAAGGACGCGAGCGAGCTGCGCACGCTGACACGCGACTTTCCTGCGGCCTCGCGCGAAGGCCTGCTGGCGCTCGTGCAGCTCTACGGCGACGCCAGCGTGCTGGACGAGGCGGCCACGGCGCTGCCCGACACGGCCGCCGTGCGCGCCGCGCTGGACGACCTGAAGCAACTGGCCGCCCGCCTCGACGGCGCGACCGTGAGCTTCGACCTGTCCGACCTGCGCGGCTACGCCTACTACAGCGGCATGCGCTTCGGCATCTACGTGAACGGCGCCGCCGACGCCTTGGTGCGCGGCGGCCGCTACGACGAGGTGGGCGCGGTGTTCGGCCGCAACCGACCGGCGGTCGGCTTCAGCGTCGACCTGCGCGAGCTGGTCGGCGTGGTGCCGAGCCGGCCACTGCGGGCGGCCATCCGCGCCCCGTGGAGCGACGCGGCCGGCCTGCGTGCCGCCATTGCCGCGTTGCGTGCGCAGGGCGAAACCGTGGTCTGCGTGCTGCCTGGCCACGACAGCGAAATCGACGAGTTCCAGTGCGACCGGGAGCTCGTCCAGAGCGCCGGCCAGTGGAACGTCCAAGCCATCTGA
- a CDS encoding arylesterase produces MGAVLGSTGLSTGAFAQAPGAKPVILVVGDSLSAEYGLKRGEGWVPLLEKRLADQKIAATVVNASISGDTTSGGRARLASLLKQHQPTHVVLELGGNDALRGLPIQNTEDNLTQMTRAAQAAGAKVLIVGMQVPPNYGGDYLKRFEAIFQKVATTTKAAVVPFLLRGVADGPDAANLFQPDRIHPVAAAQPRMLDNVWPELKKLLGR; encoded by the coding sequence ATGGGCGCCGTGCTCGGCAGTACGGGGCTTTCCACTGGGGCCTTCGCGCAGGCGCCTGGCGCGAAGCCCGTCATCCTCGTGGTCGGCGATTCGCTCTCGGCCGAGTACGGGCTCAAGCGCGGCGAAGGCTGGGTGCCGCTGCTCGAGAAGCGGCTGGCCGACCAGAAGATCGCCGCGACGGTGGTCAACGCCAGCATCAGCGGCGACACCACCTCGGGCGGCCGTGCGCGGCTGGCTTCGTTGCTCAAGCAGCACCAGCCGACCCATGTGGTGCTCGAACTTGGCGGCAACGACGCGCTGCGCGGCCTGCCGATCCAGAACACCGAGGACAACCTGACCCAGATGACGAGGGCGGCGCAGGCCGCCGGTGCCAAGGTGCTGATCGTCGGCATGCAGGTGCCGCCGAACTACGGGGGTGACTACCTCAAGCGCTTCGAGGCGATCTTCCAGAAGGTGGCGACGACGACCAAGGCGGCCGTGGTGCCCTTCCTGCTGCGCGGCGTGGCCGATGGGCCGGACGCGGCGAATCTCTTCCAGCCCGATCGCATCCACCCGGTAGCCGCCGCGCAGCCGCGCATGCTGGACAACGTCTGGCCCGAGCTGAAGAAGCTGCTCGGGCGCTGA
- a CDS encoding phosphoribosyltransferase — MLTEDGKHLYVSYDEYHNLIEKLAIKVHQSGWEFDTILCLARGGMRPGDVLSRIFDKPLAIMSTSSYRADAGTVQGHLDIARFITTPKGEIAGKVLLVDDLADSGHTLHAVVDMLRTQYSPITELRSAVLWTKALSTFTPDYSVEFLATNPWIHQPFEGYDSMRPDKLIQKWSV; from the coding sequence ATGTTGACCGAAGACGGCAAGCATCTCTACGTCAGCTACGACGAGTACCACAACCTGATCGAGAAGCTCGCGATCAAGGTGCACCAGTCGGGCTGGGAGTTCGACACGATCCTGTGCCTCGCGCGCGGCGGCATGCGTCCGGGCGACGTGCTCTCGCGCATCTTCGACAAGCCGCTGGCGATCATGTCGACCAGCTCCTACCGCGCCGACGCCGGCACGGTGCAGGGCCACCTCGACATCGCGCGCTTCATCACCACGCCCAAGGGCGAGATCGCCGGCAAGGTGCTGCTGGTCGACGACCTGGCCGATTCGGGCCACACGCTGCATGCCGTGGTCGACATGCTGCGCACGCAGTATTCGCCCATCACCGAACTGCGCAGCGCCGTGCTCTGGACCAAGGCGCTGTCGACCTTCACGCCCGACTACTCGGTCGAGTTCCTGGCGACGAATCCGTGGATCCACCAGCCCTTCGAGGGCTACGACAGCATGCGACCGGACAAGCTGATCCAGAAGTGGTCGGTCTGA
- the hflX gene encoding GTPase HflX: MSEDIPRQDGAVVLVGVDFGLPHFDSALEELGLLAQTAGLTPVERLICKRKAPDAALFVGSGKADEIRELAELHRASEVIFDQALSPAQQRNLERTLGCAVYDRTFLILEIFAQRARSHEGKLQVELARLQYLSTRLVRRWSHLERQTGGAGVRGGPGEKQIELDRRMIDESIKRTRERLAKVQKQRSTQRRQRERRDTFNISLVGYTNAGKSSIFNAMVKARAYAADQLFATLDTTTRNLYLGDARRQVSISDTVGFIRDLPHGLVDAFKATLQEAVDADLLLHVVDASNPHHPEQLAEVQRVLREIGADEIPQLLVFNKLDALESAQQPLQMQDEMDVDGVQVPRLFVSAHSGAGLPALRSELARRSGSVPAGMSLEAGAELHDAPG, from the coding sequence TTGTCTGAAGACATCCCCCGCCAGGATGGCGCCGTCGTTCTCGTCGGTGTCGATTTCGGGCTGCCTCATTTCGACAGCGCCCTCGAAGAACTCGGCCTGCTCGCGCAGACCGCCGGCCTCACGCCGGTCGAGCGCTTGATCTGCAAACGCAAGGCGCCCGACGCGGCGCTGTTCGTCGGCAGCGGCAAGGCCGACGAGATCCGCGAACTGGCCGAGCTGCACCGTGCCAGCGAAGTCATCTTCGACCAGGCCCTGAGCCCGGCGCAGCAACGCAACCTCGAGCGTACGCTGGGTTGCGCCGTCTACGACCGCACCTTCCTCATCCTGGAGATCTTCGCCCAGCGTGCACGCTCGCACGAAGGCAAGCTGCAGGTCGAGCTGGCGCGGCTGCAATACCTCAGCACCCGCCTCGTTCGCCGCTGGTCCCACCTGGAGCGCCAGACCGGCGGTGCCGGTGTGCGCGGCGGCCCTGGCGAAAAGCAGATCGAGCTGGATCGCCGGATGATCGACGAGTCGATCAAGCGCACCCGCGAGCGCCTGGCCAAGGTCCAGAAGCAGCGCAGCACGCAGCGGCGCCAGCGCGAGCGGCGCGACACCTTCAACATCTCGCTGGTCGGCTACACCAACGCCGGCAAGTCGTCGATCTTCAATGCGATGGTCAAGGCCCGCGCCTATGCGGCCGACCAGTTGTTCGCCACCCTCGACACGACGACGCGGAACCTCTACCTGGGCGATGCCCGGCGCCAGGTGTCGATCTCCGACACCGTCGGTTTCATCCGCGACCTGCCACACGGCTTGGTCGACGCCTTCAAGGCGACGCTGCAGGAGGCGGTCGACGCCGACCTGCTGCTGCATGTGGTCGATGCGTCCAACCCGCACCACCCCGAGCAATTGGCCGAAGTGCAGCGGGTGCTGCGAGAGATCGGCGCCGACGAAATTCCGCAGTTGCTCGTCTTCAACAAGCTCGACGCCCTTGAAAGCGCGCAGCAACCCCTGCAGATGCAGGACGAGATGGACGTCGATGGCGTGCAGGTTCCCCGCCTGTTCGTGAGCGCGCACAGCGGCGCCGGGTTGCCGGCGCTGCGCAGCGAGCTGGCGCGCCGCTCCGGTTCGGTCCCTGCGGGCATGTCCTTGGAGGCCGGGGCTGAATTGCACGATGCACCCGGCTGA
- a CDS encoding MBL fold metallo-hydrolase, giving the protein MLRFRSLGSGSTGNATLVEATSGGRTSRLLVDCGFTLRHLDARLARVGLAASDIDAVFITHEHGDHIGCAHALSRRERLPVWMSEGTWLATGGRDFEGRLNLARDSVDFSVGDLSVHPFTVPHDAREPLQLRCTDGARSLGVLTDLGHVTPYVLAQLAGLDALLLECNHDSDLLAASAYPAFLKLRVGGNYGHLSNTAAADIARAVHHGGLRHVLAAHLSEQNNRPEIVRQVLAGALGASEQDMLTATAADGSPWLDA; this is encoded by the coding sequence GTGCTGCGCTTTCGCAGTCTGGGCAGCGGCAGCACGGGCAACGCCACGCTGGTCGAAGCGACCAGCGGCGGCCGCACCTCGCGGCTGCTGGTCGATTGCGGCTTCACCCTGCGTCACCTGGATGCCCGCCTGGCCCGCGTCGGGCTGGCGGCGAGCGACATCGACGCGGTCTTCATCACGCACGAGCACGGCGACCACATCGGCTGCGCCCATGCGCTGTCGCGCCGCGAGCGCCTGCCGGTCTGGATGAGCGAAGGCACCTGGCTCGCGACCGGCGGCCGCGACTTCGAGGGCCGGTTGAACCTGGCCCGCGACAGCGTCGACTTTTCGGTCGGCGACCTGTCCGTCCACCCTTTCACCGTGCCGCACGACGCGCGCGAGCCCTTGCAGCTGCGCTGCACCGACGGCGCCCGCAGCCTCGGCGTGCTGACCGATCTCGGCCACGTCACGCCCTATGTGCTCGCGCAGCTGGCCGGCCTCGACGCCCTGCTGCTGGAGTGCAACCACGACAGCGACCTGCTCGCCGCCTCGGCCTACCCGGCCTTCCTGAAGCTGCGCGTCGGCGGCAACTACGGCCACCTGTCGAACACCGCCGCCGCCGACATCGCGCGTGCAGTCCACCACGGCGGCCTGCGCCACGTGCTGGCGGCGCACCTGAGCGAGCAGAACAACCGCCCGGAGATCGTGCGCCAGGTGCTGGCCGGCGCACTGGGCGCCAGCGAGCAGGACATGCTCACCGCCACGGCGGCCGACGGCTCGCCCTGGCTGGACGCCTGA